One Streptomyces fagopyri DNA window includes the following coding sequences:
- a CDS encoding FAD-binding oxidoreductase produces the protein MIMSRIEAPRDDVTGTLVDRLLTGLPSEAVLTDPDVTVSYANDMASFCEAGTPAVVVLPRTVEQVQHVMRTATALRVPVVPQGARTGLSGAANASDGCIVLSLVKMDRILEISPVDRIAVVEPGVVNATLSRAVNEHGLYYPPDPSSWEMCTIGGNIGTASGGLCCVKYGVTAEYVLGLDVVLADGRLMSTGRRTAKGVAGYDLTRLLVGSEGSLGIVVRAVLALKPQPPQQLVLAAEFGSARAACDAVCRIMEGGHVPSLLELMDRTTVKAVNALAHMGLPESTEALLLAAFDTHDPAADLAAVGALCEAAGATQVVPAEDAAESELLLQARRLSLTALEAVKGTTMIDDVCVPRSRLGDMLDGIERVAEKYSLTIGVCAHAGDGNTHPTVCFDATDPDESRRARESFDEIMALGLELGGTITGEHGVGVLKKEWLAREIGPVGVEMQRAVKAAFDPLGILNPGKVF, from the coding sequence GTGATCATGAGCCGTATCGAAGCCCCGCGCGACGACGTCACCGGCACCCTCGTCGACCGTCTCCTGACGGGCCTGCCGAGCGAGGCGGTCCTCACCGACCCGGACGTCACGGTCTCGTACGCCAACGACATGGCGAGCTTCTGCGAGGCCGGCACCCCCGCCGTCGTCGTCCTGCCGCGCACCGTCGAACAGGTCCAGCACGTCATGCGCACCGCGACCGCGCTGCGGGTCCCCGTCGTCCCGCAGGGCGCCCGCACCGGCCTGTCCGGCGCCGCGAACGCCTCGGACGGCTGCATCGTGCTCTCCCTGGTGAAGATGGACCGGATCCTGGAGATCAGTCCCGTCGACCGCATCGCCGTCGTCGAGCCCGGCGTCGTCAACGCCACGCTCTCGCGCGCGGTCAACGAACACGGCCTGTACTACCCGCCGGACCCCTCCAGCTGGGAGATGTGCACGATCGGCGGCAACATCGGCACCGCCTCCGGGGGCCTGTGCTGCGTGAAGTACGGGGTGACCGCCGAGTACGTCCTCGGCCTGGACGTGGTGCTCGCCGACGGACGGCTGATGAGCACCGGCCGCCGTACCGCGAAAGGGGTCGCCGGCTACGACCTCACCCGCCTCCTCGTCGGATCGGAGGGCTCCCTCGGCATCGTCGTACGGGCGGTGCTGGCCCTGAAGCCGCAGCCGCCCCAGCAGCTGGTGCTGGCCGCCGAGTTCGGGTCGGCGCGGGCCGCCTGCGACGCCGTCTGCCGGATCATGGAGGGCGGCCATGTGCCCTCGCTCCTCGAACTGATGGACCGGACGACGGTGAAGGCCGTCAACGCCCTCGCCCACATGGGACTCCCGGAGAGCACCGAGGCACTTCTCCTCGCCGCCTTCGACACCCACGACCCGGCGGCCGACCTCGCCGCCGTGGGCGCGCTGTGCGAGGCCGCGGGCGCCACCCAGGTGGTACCGGCGGAGGACGCGGCGGAGTCCGAACTCCTCCTCCAGGCCCGGAGGTTGTCCCTCACCGCGCTCGAAGCGGTCAAGGGCACCACGATGATCGACGACGTGTGCGTGCCGCGTTCCCGGCTCGGCGACATGCTCGACGGCATCGAGCGCGTCGCGGAGAAGTACTCCCTGACCATCGGCGTCTGCGCGCACGCCGGCGACGGCAACACCCACCCCACCGTCTGCTTCGACGCCACCGACCCCGACGAGTCCCGGCGCGCCCGCGAGTCCTTCGACGAGATCATGGCCCTCGGTCTGGAACTCGGCGGCACGATCACCGGCGAACACGGGGTCGGCGTCCTGAAGAAGGAGTGGCTGGCCCGCGAGATCGGGCCGGTCGGGGTGGAGATGCAGCGCGCCGTCAAGGCCGCGTTCGACCCGCTCGGGATCCTCAACCCGGGCAAGGTGTTCTAG
- a CDS encoding SsgA family sporulation/cell division regulator — MHTVVERELELHLVLSPEHSIPVPARLSYRSDDPYAVHITFHIGSDHPVSWTFARELLVEGVFRPCGHGDVRVWPTKVAGRGVVLMALTSPDGDALLEAPAEQVSAWLERTLRAVPPGAEGEQLGIDDGLAELLAPSPRLSASPPRSASRERGDLHDQPGSASADELWLRDPWPSDESKDGE; from the coding sequence ATGCACACCGTGGTGGAACGCGAACTCGAACTGCACCTCGTCCTGTCCCCCGAGCACAGCATCCCCGTGCCGGCCCGGCTCAGCTACCGCTCCGACGACCCGTACGCCGTCCACATCACCTTCCACATCGGCTCGGACCATCCGGTCAGCTGGACCTTCGCGCGCGAACTGCTCGTCGAGGGGGTGTTCCGGCCGTGCGGGCACGGCGATGTGCGGGTGTGGCCGACGAAGGTCGCGGGACGCGGCGTCGTGCTGATGGCGCTCACGTCACCCGACGGCGACGCGCTGCTGGAGGCGCCCGCCGAGCAGGTGTCCGCCTGGCTGGAGCGCACGCTGCGGGCGGTTCCGCCGGGGGCTGAGGGCGAGCAACTCGGCATCGACGACGGTCTCGCCGAGCTGCTGGCGCCCTCCCCCAGGCTCTCGGCCTCTCCGCCGCGCTCGGCCTCCCGTGAGCGCGGGGACCTCCACGACCAGCCGGGATCCGCGTCGGCCGACGAGCTGTGGCTGCGCGACCCCTGGCCGTCGGACGAGTCGAAGGACGGGGAGTGA
- a CDS encoding RDD family protein → MSAPTPAPGDDRPREGYYPDPSIPGYVRYWNGAAWVPGTSRPAPSDGVPLVPPPGTRPAVPVPAPAPAPTEETGPHFFDEDPGPAVEPRRVTPAEAQHGSRPEPATAWGADRSRQSGFGGEQDRRVSWGAPQGADPRLARPAEPAEAVRPPGGETPHTDGTATIGPADPAGAPEGPAPDGTFVFRRRPAAGPGAAAGAGGSGDAGPAAASGAQFAGPGQQAATGPSAATGTPGTQDPVPSEGTMTFRARSPRTGQQSGARGGSTAPAGGAPGTGTPEEGPAGAGGGFGAGQAAAQAAKAAAAQQPPAPAVPQQSTGPAATPLSSGAGGGQPSWAQQVHRLAGDEGPAAPWKPPVDDVFQAAARRHSAARPAALGRRLVARIVDTAVLATVTAVAAVPLGTKAIDHINGKIDAAKRSGQTVTVWLLDGTTAGYLGVCLAVLLLFGVVYDALPTARWGRTLGKGLCGIEVRDIEGHEPPSFGPALRRWLVYSVPGVLGIGVVGVLWCLFDRPWRQCWHDKAAHTFVAARPPSA, encoded by the coding sequence ATGAGCGCCCCAACCCCGGCCCCCGGTGACGACAGGCCCCGCGAAGGGTATTACCCGGACCCCTCCATTCCTGGATATGTCCGGTACTGGAACGGTGCTGCCTGGGTGCCGGGCACGAGCCGTCCCGCGCCCTCCGACGGCGTGCCGCTCGTGCCCCCGCCGGGCACGCGCCCGGCGGTTCCCGTACCCGCTCCGGCACCGGCACCCACCGAGGAGACGGGACCGCACTTCTTCGACGAGGACCCCGGGCCGGCCGTGGAGCCGCGGCGGGTGACCCCGGCCGAGGCGCAGCACGGCAGCAGGCCCGAGCCCGCGACCGCGTGGGGCGCCGACCGCTCGCGGCAGTCCGGTTTCGGCGGCGAGCAGGACCGGCGGGTCTCCTGGGGGGCGCCCCAGGGTGCCGACCCGCGTCTGGCGCGCCCGGCGGAGCCCGCCGAAGCGGTCCGGCCGCCCGGCGGCGAGACCCCGCACACGGACGGCACGGCGACCATCGGACCCGCGGACCCCGCGGGCGCCCCGGAAGGCCCGGCGCCCGACGGCACCTTCGTCTTCCGCCGCCGGCCCGCGGCGGGTCCCGGCGCGGCGGCCGGCGCCGGAGGGTCCGGGGACGCGGGCCCGGCCGCGGCGAGCGGCGCGCAGTTCGCCGGCCCGGGACAGCAGGCGGCCACGGGACCGTCCGCCGCCACCGGCACCCCGGGCACCCAGGACCCCGTCCCCTCCGAGGGCACCATGACCTTCCGCGCGCGCTCCCCGCGCACGGGGCAGCAGAGCGGGGCGCGGGGCGGGAGCACGGCCCCGGCGGGCGGCGCACCGGGGACGGGCACGCCCGAGGAGGGCCCGGCGGGCGCCGGGGGCGGCTTCGGCGCCGGGCAGGCCGCCGCCCAGGCGGCCAAGGCGGCCGCGGCCCAGCAGCCGCCGGCCCCGGCCGTCCCCCAGCAGTCCACCGGCCCCGCCGCCACCCCGCTGTCGAGCGGTGCCGGCGGCGGACAGCCCTCCTGGGCCCAGCAGGTGCACCGGCTCGCGGGCGACGAGGGGCCCGCCGCGCCCTGGAAGCCGCCCGTCGACGACGTGTTCCAGGCCGCGGCCCGCCGCCACTCCGCGGCACGGCCGGCCGCCCTGGGCAGACGGCTGGTCGCCCGGATCGTGGACACCGCGGTGCTGGCCACCGTCACCGCCGTGGCCGCCGTACCGCTGGGCACCAAGGCGATCGATCACATCAACGGGAAGATCGACGCCGCCAAGCGGTCCGGGCAGACCGTGACGGTCTGGCTGCTGGACGGCACGACCGCCGGCTACCTGGGCGTCTGCCTCGCCGTCCTGCTCCTGTTCGGCGTGGTCTACGACGCGCTGCCCACCGCCCGCTGGGGCCGCACCCTCGGCAAGGGACTGTGCGGCATCGAGGTCCGTGACATCGAGGGCCACGAACCCCCGTCCTTCGGCCCGGCGCTGCGCCGCTGGCTCGTCTACAGCGTTCCCGGCGTCCTCGGCATCGGTGTCGTGGGCGTCCTGTGGTGCCTGTTCGACAGGCCGTGGCGGCAGTGCTGGCACGACAAGGCGGCCCACACCTTCGTGGCCGCCCGGCCGCCCTCCGCCTAG
- a CDS encoding RDD family protein, producing MSSEPPPPGSGQPPEEDPFRKQPPPAEGGGSPDGGSSSPPPPGSPYDSPHDNRTPPYGSQPPPYGSQPPPPGGQPPPYGGQQPPPPGGGPYGAGGGDPYGSGGPYGGDPLEGMPPLAGGGKRVLARILDMILVGIVVWLLSLAFGVSEYNVNADRIEYGKGIGQSVLAAVLYTGYDTFLIHRSGQTLGMKLFHMRVADLDNGATPSTQTSLVRALVLWIPFAFCCACIWTAIAGGWSFFDKPYKQGLHDKAAKTVVVATD from the coding sequence ATGAGCAGCGAACCGCCGCCCCCCGGCTCCGGGCAGCCACCGGAGGAAGACCCGTTCAGGAAGCAGCCCCCGCCGGCTGAGGGCGGCGGCTCCCCGGACGGCGGTTCCTCGTCCCCGCCGCCTCCGGGGTCGCCGTACGACTCCCCGCACGACAACCGGACGCCGCCGTACGGGAGTCAGCCCCCGCCGTACGGGAGTCAGCCCCCGCCCCCCGGCGGTCAGCCCCCGCCGTACGGGGGTCAGCAGCCACCGCCCCCCGGCGGCGGCCCCTACGGCGCGGGCGGTGGCGATCCCTACGGCTCCGGCGGTCCCTACGGGGGCGATCCGCTGGAGGGCATGCCGCCGCTCGCCGGCGGCGGCAAACGCGTGCTGGCGAGGATCCTCGACATGATCCTCGTGGGCATCGTGGTGTGGCTGCTGTCCTTGGCGTTCGGGGTCAGCGAGTACAACGTGAACGCGGACCGGATCGAGTACGGCAAGGGCATCGGGCAGTCCGTGCTCGCCGCGGTGCTCTACACCGGCTACGACACCTTCCTGATCCACAGGTCGGGGCAGACCCTCGGCATGAAGCTGTTCCACATGCGGGTGGCCGACCTGGACAACGGCGCCACACCCTCCACACAGACCTCGCTGGTGCGCGCCCTGGTGCTGTGGATCCCGTTCGCGTTCTGCTGCGCGTGCATCTGGACGGCGATCGCGGGCGGCTGGAGTTTCTTCGACAAGCCCTACAAGCAGGGTCTGCACGACAAGGCGGCCAAGACGGTGGTGGTGGCCACCGACTGA
- a CDS encoding immune inhibitor A domain-containing protein, protein MTSRPWTFRAAAVGVALAAATATFSTFAVAQADGASSSATVERHDPQPARNKVDHDLDGPLSKTQDAQRKEALDQVISGDAKVQDRNGSRVVQLKGKNKGKSKYVELGREKTDRIFTILVEFGDQVDSRYGGTAGPLHNKIAAPDRAKDNSTAWQADYNQKHFQDLYFGTGKNSESLKKYYEKESSGRYSVDGEVTDWVKVPYNEARYGSNKASTGAWYAVQDGVTAWVADQKAAGKSDAAIKADLAQYDQWDRYDYDGDGNFNEPDGYIDHFQIVHAGEDESAGGGAQGEDAIWAHRWYAFGTDAGATGPVGNKLGGAAIGDTGIWVGDYTIQPENGGLGVYAHEYGHDLGLPDEYDTSGGGENGTGFWTLMSAGSWLGTGKNAIGDLPGDMNAWDKLQLGWLDYDRAKAGVTSEHKLGVAEYNTKNRQALVVSLPDKEVTTTVVTPAQGATQWWSGSGNDLKNTLTRSVDLTGKSAATLTLDGWYDIEQDYDYLYTEVSTDGGANWTALDGTVDGAAIPRDGSGKPALTGSVDAYKKLAYPLDAYAGKKISLRFRYQSDGGVALKGFTADEITVTADGTPLFSDNAESADAAWTAAGFSRIGASFSDEYAQYYIAENRQYVSYDKTLQVGPYNFGFSTTRPDWVEHYPYQNGLLIWKWDTSQADDNTSAHPGAGLILPVDAHPTALKWTDGTILRNKIQTFDSTFSTYPTDALKLHNADVALKIKSQKGVSVFDDGRNSYYDAANPTGGVKVTDTNTKIRIVKEPKDGSTITLLVGPSKK, encoded by the coding sequence GTGACCAGCAGACCATGGACGTTCAGAGCAGCCGCGGTGGGCGTCGCCCTCGCGGCGGCCACCGCCACGTTCTCGACGTTCGCCGTTGCGCAGGCCGACGGTGCGTCGTCGTCGGCGACCGTGGAGCGCCACGATCCGCAGCCGGCCAGGAACAAGGTCGACCACGACCTCGACGGCCCGCTCAGCAAGACCCAGGACGCACAGCGCAAAGAAGCCCTGGACCAGGTCATATCCGGCGACGCCAAGGTGCAGGACCGCAACGGTTCGCGCGTCGTCCAGCTCAAGGGCAAGAACAAGGGCAAGAGCAAGTACGTCGAGCTCGGCCGCGAGAAGACCGACCGGATCTTCACGATCCTCGTCGAGTTCGGCGACCAGGTCGACAGCCGCTACGGCGGCACCGCCGGCCCGCTGCACAACAAGATAGCCGCGCCCGACCGTGCCAAGGACAACAGCACGGCCTGGCAGGCGGACTACAACCAGAAGCACTTCCAGGACCTCTACTTCGGCACCGGCAAGAACTCCGAGTCGCTGAAGAAGTACTACGAGAAGGAGTCCTCGGGCCGGTACTCGGTCGACGGCGAGGTCACCGACTGGGTCAAGGTCCCCTACAACGAGGCCCGTTACGGCTCCAACAAGGCGTCCACCGGCGCCTGGTACGCGGTCCAGGACGGCGTCACCGCCTGGGTCGCCGACCAGAAGGCGGCCGGCAAGTCCGACGCCGCCATCAAGGCGGACCTCGCCCAGTACGACCAGTGGGACCGTTACGACTACGACGGCGACGGCAACTTCAACGAGCCCGACGGCTACATCGACCACTTCCAGATCGTGCACGCCGGTGAGGACGAGTCCGCGGGCGGCGGGGCGCAGGGCGAGGACGCGATCTGGGCCCACCGCTGGTACGCGTTCGGCACCGACGCCGGCGCGACCGGCCCGGTCGGCAACAAGCTCGGCGGCGCCGCGATCGGCGACACCGGCATCTGGGTCGGCGACTACACCATCCAGCCGGAGAACGGCGGACTCGGCGTCTACGCCCACGAGTACGGGCACGACCTCGGCCTCCCGGACGAGTACGACACCTCCGGCGGCGGCGAGAACGGCACCGGTTTCTGGACGCTGATGTCGGCCGGTTCCTGGCTCGGCACCGGCAAGAACGCCATCGGTGACCTGCCCGGCGACATGAACGCCTGGGACAAGCTGCAGCTCGGCTGGCTCGACTACGACCGGGCCAAGGCCGGCGTCACGTCGGAACACAAGCTGGGCGTCGCCGAGTACAACACGAAGAACCGGCAGGCCCTCGTGGTCTCGCTGCCGGACAAGGAAGTCACCACCACGGTCGTCACGCCCGCGCAGGGCGCGACCCAGTGGTGGAGCGGCAGCGGCAACGACCTCAAGAACACGCTGACCCGTTCGGTCGACCTCACCGGGAAGTCCGCGGCGACGCTGACGCTCGACGGCTGGTACGACATCGAGCAGGACTACGACTACCTCTACACCGAGGTGTCCACCGACGGCGGCGCCAACTGGACCGCTCTCGACGGTACGGTGGACGGCGCCGCGATCCCGCGCGACGGCAGCGGCAAGCCCGCGCTGACCGGCTCCGTGGACGCGTACAAGAAGCTGGCGTACCCGCTCGACGCCTACGCGGGCAAGAAGATCTCGCTGCGCTTCCGCTACCAGAGCGACGGTGGCGTGGCGTTGAAGGGCTTCACGGCCGACGAGATCACCGTGACCGCCGACGGCACGCCGCTGTTCTCCGACAACGCGGAGAGCGCGGACGCCGCGTGGACCGCCGCCGGGTTCTCCCGGATCGGCGCCTCCTTCTCGGACGAGTACGCGCAGTACTACATCGCCGAGAACCGCCAGTACGTCTCGTACGACAAGACCCTCCAGGTCGGCCCGTACAACTTCGGCTTCTCGACGACGCGTCCGGACTGGGTCGAGCACTACCCGTACCAGAACGGTCTGCTGATCTGGAAGTGGGACACCTCCCAGGCGGACGACAACACCAGCGCCCACCCGGGCGCGGGTCTGATCCTGCCGGTGGACGCGCACCCGACGGCCCTGAAGTGGACCGACGGAACGATCCTCCGGAACAAGATCCAGACCTTCGACTCGACCTTCAGCACCTACCCGACGGACGCGCTCAAGCTCCACAACGCCGACGTCGCGCTGAAGATCAAGTCGCAGAAGGGGGTCTCCGTCTTCGACGACGGCCGGAACTCCTACTACGACGCGGCGAACCCCACGGGTGGTGTCAAGGTCACTGACACCAACACCAAGATCAGGATCGTGAAGGAGCCCAAGGACGGCTCGACGATCACGCTCCTCGTGGGCCCGTCGAAGAAGTAA
- a CDS encoding isochorismatase family protein yields MRRALIVVDVQNDFCEGGSLAVAGGADVAAAITELIGQAPAGYRHVVATRDLHIAPGGHFADNPDYVHSWPAHCVAGTEGVGFHPNFAPVVASGAIDAVFDKGAYAAAYSGFEGADENGVSLGDWLRAREIDEVDVVGIATDHCVRATALDAVRDGFRTQVLLDLTAGVSEATTERALEELRGAGVELTGKPVV; encoded by the coding sequence ATGCGCCGCGCCTTGATCGTCGTAGACGTGCAGAACGACTTCTGCGAGGGAGGCAGCCTCGCCGTGGCCGGGGGCGCCGACGTGGCCGCCGCCATCACGGAGCTGATCGGGCAGGCGCCCGCCGGCTACCGGCATGTCGTCGCCACCCGTGACCTGCACATCGCCCCCGGCGGCCACTTCGCCGACAACCCCGACTACGTCCACTCCTGGCCCGCGCACTGCGTGGCCGGCACCGAGGGGGTGGGGTTCCATCCGAACTTCGCGCCGGTGGTCGCCTCCGGCGCGATCGACGCCGTCTTCGACAAGGGCGCGTACGCGGCGGCCTACAGCGGATTCGAGGGCGCGGACGAGAACGGGGTCTCGCTGGGCGACTGGCTGCGGGCCCGCGAGATCGACGAGGTGGACGTGGTGGGCATCGCGACCGACCACTGTGTGCGGGCCACCGCGCTGGACGCGGTGCGCGACGGTTTCCGTACGCAGGTACTGCTCGACCTCACGGCCGGGGTGTCCGAGGCGACCACGGAGCGGGCGCTGGAGGAACTGCGGGGAGCGGGTGTCGAACTGACCGGCAAGCCCGTCGTCTGA